In Populus alba chromosome 9, ASM523922v2, whole genome shotgun sequence, a genomic segment contains:
- the LOC118058849 gene encoding probable hexosyltransferase MUCI70, whose amino-acid sequence MESEVQRSVSLRANRKGGNYRSNNNHTPSSNSKDVEGGGGGLFSSGKLPSDYAMKIIWKKGFIRLVLVAGILWMLLILIVLLFHVWSCQSSYLFFSAICNKESKVYTILNTWGFVPQQHRCPIPVVSNPDRIVIPEGRTHDQIIKNLSYVMEDKPVKDGSQSSPLFGGHQSWKQRERSFKLSSSMKVHCGFMHNGGADMDPVDIKYVEKCRFVVASGIFDGYDVPHQPSNISDRSKELFCFLMVVDEISLYFIKENVTVWEDLNRGQWVGIWRLILLKHSPYDEPRRNGKVPKILTHRLFPQAQYSIWIDGKMELIVDPLQILERYLWRGKNTFAIAQHKHHRSIYEEADANKRRKRYARPLIDLHMKIYYYEGMEPWSPKKSTVSDVPEGAIIIREHTAMSNLFSCLWFNEVNLFTPRDQLSFGYVVYRLGGAFQFFMFPNCEYNSLFVLHPHTREHSSKVEWVKSLSEFKGNGSSMKESRGGLGLWTPYPADLKSVVLPKVERTSKAG is encoded by the exons ATGGAGAGCGAAGTGCAACGGTCAGTTTCATTACGGGCAAACCGGAAAGGAGGAAACTACCGTAGCAATAATAATCATACACCATCATCAAATTCTAAGG ATGTtgaaggtggtggtggaggtctTTTTAGTTCTGGAAAGTTGCCGAGTGATTATGCGATGAAAATAATTTGGAAGAAAGGATTTATTCGCTTGGTTCTTGTTGCCGGCATTCTTTGGATGTTACTCATTCTTATTGTGTTACTGTTTCATGTTTGGTCTTGTCAATCTTCTTATCTATTCTTTTCAG CAATATGTAACAAAGAAAGCAAGGTATATACCATTTTAAACACTTGGGGATTTGTGCCACAGCAACATC GTTGTCCGATCCCTGTCGTCAGTAACCCTGACAGAATAGTTATTCCCGAGGGAAGAACCCATgaccaaattattaaaaatctttCATATGTTATGGAGGATAAGCCCGTGAAAGACGGATCTCAGTCATCCCCATTATTTGGAGGACATCAAAGCTGGAAACAAAGAGAGAGGAGTTTTAAACTAAGTTCTTCCATGAAG GTGCATTGTGGATTTATGCATAATGGCGGTGCAGACATGGATCCTGTAGATATTAAATATGTTGAGAAATGTAGGTTCGTGGTTGCTTCTGGAATTTTCGATGGATATGATGTACCTCATCAGCCTTCAAATATAAGCGACCGTTCTAAGgaactcttttgttttcttatggtGGTGGATGAGATCTCTCTCTATTTCATAAAGGAAAATGTTACTGTCTGGGAGGACCTTAACAGGGGACAATGGGTTGGTATCTGGCGTCTTATTCTACTGAAGCATTCACCTTATGATGAGCCCAGAAGGAATGGGAAAGTTCCCAAGATTTTAACCCATAGGCTATTTCCTCAAGCACAGTACAGCATCTGGATTGATGGTAAAATGGAGCTGATAGTTGATCCGTTACAAATTCTAGAAAG ATACTTATGGCGTGGGAAGAATACATTTGCCATTGCTCAGCACAAACATCATCGAAGCATATATGAGGAGGCTGATGCAAATAAGCGAAGGAAACGGTATGCCCGACCCCTCATTGATCTccacatgaaaatatattattatgagGGAATGGAGCCATGGAGTCCAAAGAAAAGTACTGTCAGTG ATGTGCCAGAGGGAGCTATTATCATACGGGAACATACAGCCATGAGCAACCTGTTTAGCTGCTTGTGGTTTAACGAGGTCAACCTCTTCACACCAAGAGACCAATTGAGTTTTGGCTATGTGGTGTACAGATTAGGAGGTGCATTCCAGTTCTTCATGTTTCCAAATTGTGAGTACAACTCACTGTTTGTGTTGCATCCACACACCCGAGAGCATTCATCAAAGGTAGAGTGGGTAAAAAGTTTGAGTGAATTTAAGGGTAAC